In Haladaptatus sp. QDMS2, a single window of DNA contains:
- a CDS encoding PIN domain-containing protein, which produces MASQTEFAVLETSFLVDFLNGDEYTLKALEFLREEVAEFVVPAITMYELYSGAIRSNAADDSPAAVDHALSWASVRPFDADQALTAARIRAQLLDDGNPIPVPDILIAAAAEVTDHTVLVTTDHHFTALDSPTVRVYNPTAE; this is translated from the coding sequence TTGGCAAGTCAAACTGAGTTCGCGGTTCTCGAAACCTCCTTTCTCGTTGATTTCCTGAATGGCGACGAATACACCCTTAAAGCTCTCGAGTTCCTGCGTGAGGAAGTAGCTGAGTTCGTGGTTCCGGCAATCACGATGTATGAATTGTATTCGGGTGCGATTCGGTCGAACGCGGCAGACGATTCGCCTGCTGCGGTAGACCACGCCCTCAGCTGGGCGTCTGTCCGCCCGTTCGATGCTGACCAGGCACTTACAGCCGCTCGCATTCGCGCTCAGCTGCTCGACGATGGGAACCCGATTCCTGTGCCCGATATTCTAATTGCGGCTGCGGCGGAGGTGACCGATCACACGGTACTTGTCACGACTGACCATCACTTCACGGCTCTAGACAGTCCAACAGTTAGAGTATATAATCCGACGGCCGAATAG